A region from the Pseudomonas sp. P8_229 genome encodes:
- the eutC gene encoding ethanolamine ammonia-lyase subunit EutC — MEKPPVDPQNPWLELRRLTPARIALGRTGTSLPTSAQLDFQFAHAQARDAVHLPFDHVGLSAQLNERGRDSLLLHSAATDRNSYLQRPDLGRKLSEDSAQSLRDYASAHPGGVDLAIVVADGLSALAVHRHTLPFLTRLEEQMSADGWSIAPVVLVEQGRVAVGDEIGQLLGAKMVVMLIGERPGLSSPDSLGLYFTYNPKIGLTDAYRNCISNVRLEGLSYGMAAHRLLYLMREACRRQLSGVNLKDEAQVQTLDSDAGADMKGNFLLGPSTT; from the coding sequence ATGGAAAAACCGCCTGTGGACCCGCAAAACCCGTGGCTGGAGCTGCGTCGCCTGACCCCGGCGCGCATCGCCCTCGGCCGTACCGGCACCAGCCTGCCGACCAGCGCCCAACTGGATTTCCAGTTCGCCCACGCCCAGGCGCGGGATGCGGTGCATTTGCCGTTCGATCATGTCGGGCTCAGCGCGCAACTGAACGAGCGCGGGCGCGACAGCCTGTTGCTGCACAGCGCCGCGACCGATCGCAATAGCTACCTGCAACGCCCGGATCTTGGACGCAAGCTCAGCGAAGACTCGGCGCAGAGCCTGCGTGATTACGCTTCGGCGCATCCCGGGGGCGTCGATCTGGCGATTGTGGTGGCGGACGGACTGTCAGCGCTGGCCGTGCATCGGCATACCCTGCCGTTTCTGACCCGCCTGGAGGAGCAGATGAGCGCCGACGGCTGGTCGATTGCCCCCGTGGTGCTGGTGGAACAGGGGCGGGTCGCCGTCGGTGATGAAATCGGCCAGTTGCTCGGCGCAAAAATGGTCGTGATGCTGATCGGAGAGCGTCCGGGCCTCAGCTCGCCAGACAGCCTGGGGTTATATTTCACCTACAATCCAAAGATCGGGCTGACCGATGCCTACCGCAATTGCATCTCCAACGTGCGGCTTGAGGGCTTGAGTTACGGCATGGCGGCGCATCGCTTGCTGTACCTGATGCGCGAAGCCTGCCGGCGGCAGTTGTCAGGGGTCAATCTGAAGGACGAAGCACAGGTTCAGACGCTGGATTCGGACGCAGGCGCGGACATGAAGGGAAACTTCCTACTGGGCCCGTCGACAACCTGA
- a CDS encoding GNAT family N-acetyltransferase, producing the protein MRIIQATLEHLDLLTPLFVKYREFYGSLPYPDSSRAFLEKRLRRKESVIYLALADDDDKKLMGFCQLYPSFSSLSLKRVWILNDIYVAEDARRQLVADNLIRTAKKMAKETQAVRMRVSTSADNEVAQKTYESIGFKEDTEFKNYVLPISDEL; encoded by the coding sequence ATGCGGATTATTCAAGCGACCCTCGAACACCTGGATTTGCTGACCCCGTTGTTCGTCAAATATCGCGAGTTCTACGGTTCCCTGCCTTACCCGGATTCCTCCCGCGCGTTTCTCGAAAAACGCCTGCGGCGCAAGGAATCGGTGATTTATCTGGCCTTGGCCGACGATGACGACAAGAAGCTGATGGGCTTCTGCCAGTTGTATCCAAGCTTTTCCTCGCTGTCGCTCAAGCGCGTGTGGATCCTCAACGACATCTATGTCGCCGAAGACGCCCGCCGCCAACTGGTGGCTGACAACCTGATCCGCACCGCGAAGAAAATGGCCAAGGAGACCCAGGCCGTGCGTATGCGCGTCTCCACCAGTGCCGACAACGAAGTGGCGCAAAAGACCTACGAATCCATTGGCTTCAAGGAAGACACCGAGTTCAAGAACTACGTGTTGCCGATCAGCGACGAGCTGTAA
- a CDS encoding DedA family protein: MDFNPLDLILHLDVYLDLLVTNYGPWIYAILFAVIFCETGLVVMPFLPGDSLLFIAGAVAAGGGMDPVLLGGLLMLAAILGDSTNYVIGRTAGEKLFSNPNSKIFRRDYLQKTHDFYDKHGGKTVTLARFLPIIRTFAPFVAGVGKMPYPRFFAFSVFGTILWVGGLVTLGYFFGNVPFIKKNLSLLVVGIILLSLVPMIIGVVRSRFGGAKAETH; this comes from the coding sequence ATGGATTTCAACCCGCTCGACCTTATCCTGCATCTCGACGTGTACCTCGACTTGCTGGTAACCAACTACGGGCCGTGGATCTACGCGATTCTGTTCGCTGTCATCTTCTGTGAAACCGGCCTGGTGGTGATGCCGTTCCTGCCGGGTGATTCGCTGTTGTTCATCGCCGGTGCCGTGGCGGCGGGCGGCGGCATGGACCCGGTACTGTTGGGCGGTCTGTTGATGCTGGCGGCCATCCTCGGCGACAGCACCAACTACGTGATCGGACGAACAGCCGGGGAAAAACTCTTCAGTAACCCGAACTCGAAAATCTTCCGTCGCGACTACCTGCAAAAAACCCACGATTTCTACGACAAGCACGGCGGCAAAACCGTGACCCTCGCACGTTTCCTGCCGATCATCCGTACGTTTGCACCGTTTGTCGCCGGCGTCGGGAAAATGCCCTACCCGCGTTTCTTCGCGTTCAGCGTGTTCGGCACCATCCTCTGGGTCGGCGGCCTGGTGACCTTGGGTTACTTCTTCGGCAACGTGCCATTCATCAAGAAGAACCTGTCGCTGCTGGTCGTCGGCATCATCCTGCTGTCGCTGGTGCCGATGATCATCGGTGTGGTGCGCAGCCGTTTCGGCGGCGCCAAAGCCGAAACCCACTGA
- a CDS encoding zinc-dependent peptidase yields the protein MWSLSAWRRRRILARHPIADDLWQRVRHHLSFLDGISATEDQWLREACVLFLEDKHLTALPGVELHQEQRLLLAAQAQLPLLNLGDLNWYQGFHEIILYPDDFLSPQRHRDASGIEHEWDGEHSGEAWQQGPIILAWPGVMSSGGWEGYNLVIHELAHKLDMLNGDANGLPPLHADMRVSDWAEVMQHAYDDLNRQLDRNPDAETAIDPYAAENPGEFFAVTSEYFFSAPDLLHETYPQVYLQLKLFYRQDPLGRLRQLQATDPVYQAHD from the coding sequence ATGTGGTCACTGAGCGCCTGGCGTCGCCGGCGCATTCTGGCCAGACACCCGATTGCCGACGACCTGTGGCAACGGGTGCGCCACCACCTGAGTTTCCTCGATGGCATCAGCGCCACCGAGGATCAGTGGCTGCGTGAAGCCTGTGTGCTGTTTCTCGAAGACAAACACCTGACCGCCCTGCCCGGCGTCGAACTGCATCAGGAGCAACGCCTGCTGCTCGCCGCCCAGGCCCAGTTGCCGCTGCTCAATCTGGGCGATTTGAACTGGTATCAGGGCTTTCACGAAATCATCCTCTACCCCGACGACTTCCTCAGTCCGCAACGGCATCGCGATGCCAGCGGGATCGAGCACGAATGGGATGGCGAACACAGCGGCGAAGCCTGGCAACAGGGACCGATCATCCTCGCCTGGCCCGGGGTGATGTCCAGCGGTGGCTGGGAAGGCTACAACCTGGTGATACACGAACTGGCGCACAAGCTCGACATGCTCAACGGCGACGCCAACGGCCTGCCGCCACTGCACGCCGACATGCGCGTCAGCGATTGGGCCGAGGTCATGCAACACGCCTACGACGACCTCAACCGCCAGCTCGACCGCAATCCCGATGCCGAAACCGCCATCGACCCGTATGCCGCCGAGAACCCTGGCGAGTTCTTTGCGGTCACCAGCGAATACTTCTTCAGCGCCCCGGATCTGCTGCACGAAACTTATCCACAGGTCTACTTGCAACTGAAGCTTTTCTACCGGCAGGATCCGTTGGGCAGGCTGCGGCAACTTCAGGCCACAGACCCGGTCTATCAGGCGCACGACTAA
- the ppa gene encoding inorganic diphosphatase — protein sequence MSYSKIPAGKDLPNDIYVAIEIPANHAPIKYEIDKDSDCLFVDRFMATPMFYPANYGYIPNTLADDGDPLDVLVVTPYPVAPGSVIRARPVGILNMTDDGGGDAKVIAVPHDKLSQLYVDVKEYTDLPPLLIQQIEHFFANYKDLEKGKWVKIEGWAGADAARDAITKSVAAYKG from the coding sequence ATGAGCTACAGCAAGATTCCGGCTGGCAAAGACCTGCCGAACGACATCTACGTCGCGATCGAGATCCCGGCCAACCACGCGCCGATCAAATACGAAATCGACAAAGACAGCGATTGCCTGTTCGTTGACCGTTTCATGGCCACCCCAATGTTCTACCCGGCCAACTACGGTTACATCCCGAACACCCTGGCTGACGACGGTGATCCCCTCGACGTGCTGGTTGTGACCCCTTACCCGGTTGCTCCAGGCTCGGTGATCCGCGCGCGTCCGGTCGGCATCCTGAACATGACCGACGACGGCGGCGGCGATGCCAAAGTCATCGCAGTCCCACACGACAAGCTGTCCCAGCTGTACGTCGACGTGAAGGAATACACCGACCTGCCACCACTGCTGATCCAGCAGATCGAGCACTTCTTCGCGAACTACAAAGATCTCGAAAAAGGCAAGTGGGTCAAGATCGAAGGCTGGGCTGGCGCTGATGCCGCTCGCGACGCGATCACCAAGTCGGTTGCTGCCTACAAGGGCTAA
- a CDS encoding helix-turn-helix transcriptional regulator: MRKNTSGPRFKALLEAANITTTGFAKFWGTEAQNIHNWYTRGVPAYRMEEVSRLLSVNSDWLKTGEGSKESPHLQTPASNGDTFDAQAIRGVYTVIDPKDIELPFFKETPLTTGAGKTHVILDPEQTIRLPRAHLDQLEIRHTDAICAHMIGNSMAERIEDGSIVGIDRGLTQVVDGEIYAIEHDGMLRIKYLHRMPGNALRLRSHNSAEHPDEIFRAAQIDEQRIHILGWVFWWSTLGKRRPVVPFL; the protein is encoded by the coding sequence ATGAGAAAGAACACTAGCGGTCCAAGATTCAAGGCACTCCTGGAAGCAGCGAACATCACCACCACGGGATTCGCAAAGTTCTGGGGCACGGAAGCCCAAAACATTCATAACTGGTACACCCGGGGAGTCCCGGCGTATCGCATGGAGGAAGTCTCGCGCCTGCTGTCGGTCAACAGCGACTGGCTGAAAACCGGCGAAGGCAGCAAGGAGTCGCCCCACCTGCAGACCCCTGCCAGCAACGGCGACACCTTCGACGCCCAGGCCATCCGTGGCGTCTACACGGTCATCGATCCCAAAGACATCGAATTGCCGTTTTTCAAGGAAACGCCGCTCACGACCGGTGCCGGCAAGACCCACGTCATCCTCGACCCCGAACAAACCATCCGCCTGCCCCGCGCCCACCTCGATCAACTGGAAATCCGCCACACCGACGCCATCTGCGCGCACATGATCGGCAACAGCATGGCCGAGCGCATCGAAGACGGCTCCATCGTCGGCATCGACCGTGGCCTGACCCAAGTGGTCGACGGCGAAATCTACGCCATCGAACACGACGGCATGCTGCGCATCAAATACCTGCACCGCATGCCCGGCAACGCCCTGCGCCTGCGCAGCCACAACAGTGCCGAACACCCGGACGAAATCTTCCGCGCGGCGCAGATCGACGAGCAGCGGATACACATTCTTGGCTGGGTGTTCTGGTGGTCGACCCTGGGCAAACGCCGGCCGGTGGTGCCGTTTCTCTGA
- a CDS encoding type II toxin-antitoxin system RelB/DinJ family antitoxin, translated as MASINIRIDDELKQRSFAELEKLGVTPSELLRQTLQYVAERGKLPFKTALISEEDEALIAVVTERLAAPQRVKVSLDDL; from the coding sequence ATGGCCTCCATCAACATCCGCATTGATGATGAGTTGAAACAACGCTCCTTTGCCGAGCTGGAAAAGCTTGGTGTCACACCTTCGGAGCTTTTGCGCCAAACACTTCAATACGTTGCCGAGCGGGGCAAACTGCCCTTCAAGACCGCACTCATCAGCGAAGAAGATGAGGCGCTAATCGCCGTAGTCACCGAGCGCCTCGCCGCTCCTCAGCGAGTCAAGGTTAGTCTGGATGACCTATGA
- a CDS encoding type II toxin-antitoxin system RelE family toxin, with the protein MTYDLEFDRRALKEWSKLGDTIRQQFKKKLAVVLENPRIEANRLRDLPDCYKVKLKSAGYRLIYQVLDQEIVVFVVAIGKREREAAYKDAQDRLESQS; encoded by the coding sequence ATGACCTATGACCTTGAATTTGATCGTCGTGCGTTAAAAGAGTGGAGCAAACTGGGCGATACGATTCGCCAGCAGTTCAAAAAGAAGCTCGCGGTGGTATTAGAGAATCCTCGAATAGAAGCCAATCGACTTCGTGATTTGCCAGATTGCTACAAAGTGAAGCTGAAAAGCGCTGGCTATCGCTTGATCTATCAGGTGCTTGATCAAGAGATCGTGGTGTTCGTAGTCGCTATCGGGAAGCGAGAGCGAGAGGCCGCCTACAAGGATGCTCAAGATCGATTGGAGTCTCAATCCTGA
- a CDS encoding sensor domain-containing diguanylate cyclase, with the protein MALHIPTLLVVSVFVFFLMGLLTLHAWYRESRERPLAYLGSMMLLGALGVVLVSWRDRGVDFIPIVFGNVVLLLSAAMNWMAMRTLVGRAPSMAGILAGSLVWLTLCLIPAFYDSMSNRVLVYSLLAFAYGVLTTLELWRSRNSLDVAFMPALVLTVLHTVFYAVRSATDEGLPLTKDLLGSGEGVPFFSFMLFESMLYVIGIAYVTLAMVKERAELKLKAAAFSDPLTGIGNRRAFMLHAGRLLSDSKQHTEPAALLLCDLDNFKRLNDTYGHPVGDQALIAFGRIVVESLRKEDVCGRIGGEEFACLLNDCDEQTALEIAERIRRSFSQLSILEPGLLSVSIGVVTTRESGYDLSRLLSEADQALYGAKDQGRNRVQTLRSLYLSLTDN; encoded by the coding sequence ATGGCCCTGCATATCCCGACCCTGCTGGTCGTTTCGGTCTTCGTTTTTTTTCTGATGGGGTTGCTGACCCTGCATGCCTGGTATCGCGAATCCCGCGAGCGGCCGTTGGCTTATCTCGGCAGCATGATGCTGCTGGGCGCTTTGGGCGTGGTGCTGGTCAGTTGGCGTGATCGTGGGGTGGATTTCATCCCCATCGTATTTGGCAACGTGGTGTTGCTGCTCAGTGCGGCGATGAACTGGATGGCCATGCGCACGCTGGTGGGCCGTGCGCCTTCAATGGCGGGGATTCTGGCCGGCTCGCTTGTCTGGCTGACGCTGTGTCTGATTCCAGCCTTCTACGATTCGATGTCGAACCGGGTGCTGGTCTACTCGCTGCTGGCATTCGCCTATGGCGTGCTGACGACGCTGGAGCTGTGGCGCAGTCGCAACAGTCTGGACGTCGCGTTCATGCCGGCACTGGTGCTGACGGTTTTGCACACAGTGTTCTACGCCGTACGCAGCGCCACCGATGAAGGTCTGCCGTTGACCAAGGACCTGCTGGGCAGTGGTGAAGGCGTCCCGTTTTTCTCGTTCATGCTGTTCGAGTCGATGCTGTACGTGATCGGCATCGCTTACGTGACGCTGGCGATGGTCAAGGAACGCGCCGAACTCAAGCTCAAGGCGGCAGCATTCAGCGATCCGCTGACCGGCATCGGCAACCGCCGGGCGTTCATGTTGCACGCGGGGCGATTGCTATCCGACAGCAAGCAGCACACGGAACCAGCGGCGTTGCTGCTTTGCGATCTGGATAACTTCAAGCGTCTGAATGACACCTATGGTCATCCCGTTGGGGATCAGGCGTTGATTGCGTTCGGCCGGATCGTGGTCGAGAGCCTGCGCAAGGAAGATGTTTGCGGGCGGATCGGTGGTGAGGAGTTTGCTTGCTTGCTCAACGATTGCGATGAGCAGACTGCATTGGAGATTGCCGAGCGGATCCGCCGCTCATTCTCCCAACTGTCGATTCTTGAGCCGGGCCTGCTCAGCGTCAGCATCGGCGTGGTGACCACTCGCGAGTCCGGCTATGACTTGTCGCGCCTGCTCTCGGAAGCGGATCAGGCGCTATACGGCGCCAAGGATCAGGGGCGCAATCGTGTGCAGACGCTGCGCTCGCTGTACCTCAGCCTCACGGATAACTGA
- a CDS encoding YfaP family protein: MTLRYPQVLLLLCAFNALPLAMAADSVKLDTPVGGWRTGASEGEGENFRQTVNYPASSVNTPVGQANTARISGEIKATPKSEEPGRLIVNGVSMPLKIDDSGRFDRPFSFPNGSNSVEVRSPDGQQRHRTQFLNASGGATPAKLRVLLSWDSDGTDLDLHLITPDGAHIWYGDRVAPNGAALDVDVTTGYGPEIFAMPAPIKGQYLVYVNYFGGGYRGDDEGGEEAVQPLTTAQVTVITEEGTPSEKMETFVVPMRAVGELTLVKSFSYP, translated from the coding sequence ATGACACTCCGTTATCCACAGGTCTTGCTGTTGCTCTGCGCGTTCAATGCGTTGCCCCTGGCAATGGCCGCCGACAGCGTCAAACTCGACACCCCGGTCGGCGGCTGGCGCACCGGCGCGTCCGAAGGCGAAGGCGAAAACTTCCGCCAGACCGTCAACTACCCGGCCTCCTCGGTCAACACCCCGGTCGGCCAGGCCAACACCGCGCGCATCAGCGGCGAAATCAAAGCCACACCCAAGAGCGAGGAACCTGGCCGACTGATCGTCAACGGCGTCAGCATGCCGCTGAAAATCGACGACAGCGGCCGCTTCGACCGTCCGTTCTCCTTCCCCAACGGCAGCAACAGCGTCGAAGTGCGCAGCCCCGACGGCCAGCAACGCCACCGCACTCAGTTCCTCAACGCCAGCGGCGGCGCCACCCCGGCCAAGCTGCGCGTGCTGCTGTCGTGGGACAGCGACGGCACCGACCTCGACCTGCACCTGATCACCCCCGACGGCGCCCACATCTGGTACGGCGACCGCGTCGCCCCCAACGGCGCAGCACTCGACGTCGACGTCACCACCGGCTACGGCCCGGAAATCTTCGCCATGCCGGCGCCGATCAAGGGCCAGTATCTGGTGTATGTGAACTACTTCGGCGGCGGGTATCGCGGGGATGACGAGGGCGGCGAAGAGGCGGTGCAGCCGCTGACCACGGCGCAGGTGACGGTGATTACCGAGGAAGGCACGCCGAGCGAGAAGATGGAGACGTTTGTGGTGCCGATGCGGGCGGTGGGCGAGTTGACGTTGGTGAAGTCGTTCAGTTATCCGTGA
- a CDS encoding DUF2300 domain-containing protein — MNRPLLWLLMCVIPALATAQDEPLRLAYKGELLSLNHTQLVSREPLPSTLDTPLGSLWKLFVYAWLVDTGAREPAYECRGQSKDEVYCCSAGGKIERDQALVKSCGLYFEPARLGIASADWRTYWQARQAPSWLLDLPTVQPATRVSVAELLGVLALLPAQDQMRRVLLDVVLNAPDGNVVGELGGRLRVKTWSWLGDQDPQSRQGGFAGWTADGSPVWAGGRGTSQMVLRHYGQAMSTVLPAAWPAEAGRCVEVGLFTRYPLTRVLAGERVVTSGPLLGDYRVEFANGNALDIHSAGELFLLNDKLVARLDREEYVARVLEREAKPEPAEAAKALAVAIRTYLLQNATRNGDCLSIDDSSNRQRVAPRPASAESRNIAAWTADLVLAGSTVTYHSDQPGPDKLAWQQAVEQANAGQRYDAILLHAYPRASLSRWDNPVASCEALPAAQDWLQKQRRGWRPRLESETGYNEVSTFAVCKLAFGRPFVDRERQRIYVRGVLTLQDRLDLTHEYLHLAFEAHPNGQDETYIEGLARHLLLE; from the coding sequence ATGAACCGGCCGCTGCTGTGGCTGCTGATGTGTGTGATTCCTGCGCTGGCGACGGCGCAGGATGAGCCGCTGCGGCTGGCGTACAAGGGCGAGTTGTTGTCGTTGAATCACACGCAACTCGTGTCTCGCGAGCCATTGCCATCGACGCTGGATACACCGCTGGGCAGCCTGTGGAAATTGTTCGTGTACGCATGGCTGGTGGATACCGGTGCTCGCGAGCCGGCGTATGAATGTCGTGGGCAGTCCAAGGACGAAGTTTATTGCTGCTCGGCGGGCGGCAAGATCGAGCGCGATCAGGCGTTGGTGAAATCCTGCGGGTTGTACTTTGAACCGGCGCGGCTGGGCATTGCTTCTGCCGATTGGCGCACGTATTGGCAGGCGCGGCAGGCGCCGTCGTGGTTGCTGGATTTGCCAACTGTGCAACCGGCAACAAGAGTCTCGGTCGCTGAGTTATTGGGCGTTCTGGCTTTGCTGCCGGCGCAGGATCAGATGCGCCGCGTGTTGCTCGACGTCGTGCTGAACGCGCCGGACGGCAACGTCGTCGGTGAACTGGGCGGGCGCTTGCGGGTGAAAACCTGGAGCTGGCTCGGCGATCAGGATCCGCAATCGCGCCAGGGTGGCTTCGCCGGTTGGACGGCGGACGGTTCGCCGGTCTGGGCTGGCGGGCGCGGTACCAGTCAGATGGTCTTGCGCCATTACGGGCAGGCGATGTCGACGGTATTGCCAGCGGCATGGCCGGCCGAGGCGGGGCGTTGTGTCGAAGTCGGCCTGTTCACGCGCTATCCGCTGACGCGGGTGTTGGCGGGCGAGCGGGTGGTGACGTCCGGCCCGCTGCTGGGCGACTACCGCGTCGAATTCGCCAACGGCAACGCGCTGGATATCCACAGCGCCGGCGAACTGTTTCTGCTCAACGACAAACTGGTCGCCAGACTTGATCGCGAAGAATACGTTGCCCGCGTCCTTGAGCGCGAAGCCAAGCCGGAACCTGCCGAAGCGGCCAAGGCACTGGCCGTGGCCATCCGCACCTATCTGCTGCAAAACGCCACGCGCAACGGCGATTGCCTGAGCATCGACGACAGCAGCAACCGTCAGCGCGTCGCCCCACGCCCGGCTTCCGCCGAGTCGCGCAACATCGCGGCGTGGACGGCGGATCTGGTGTTGGCCGGTAGCACCGTCACCTATCACTCCGATCAACCCGGCCCGGACAAACTCGCCTGGCAACAAGCCGTCGAGCAAGCCAACGCCGGACAGCGTTACGACGCGATTCTGCTGCACGCCTATCCGCGCGCCAGCCTCAGCCGCTGGGACAACCCGGTCGCCTCCTGCGAAGCACTGCCCGCCGCCCAGGATTGGCTGCAAAAGCAGCGTCGCGGCTGGCGTCCGAGGCTGGAAAGCGAAACCGGCTACAACGAAGTCAGCACCTTCGCCGTGTGCAAACTGGCTTTCGGTCGCCCGTTTGTCGACCGCGAACGCCAGCGCATCTACGTGCGCGGGGTGTTGACCCTGCAGGATCGCCTCGACTTGACTCACGAATATCTGCACCTGGCCTTTGAAGCACATCCCAATGGTCAGGATGAAACCTACATCGAAGGGCTCGCCCGTCACCTCTTGCTGGAATAG